One window of the Streptomyces sp. NBC_00259 genome contains the following:
- a CDS encoding aliphatic sulfonate ABC transporter substrate-binding protein, with amino-acid sequence MPASRTSRTPRTTRTAALRRSLAAAAALPLLAVTATACGYGSEAKDDQKTEVAAEGKKLSASSVRIGYFPNLTHATALVGIQEGLIQKELGGTQIKPQTFNAGPSEIEALNGGSLDIGFIGPSPSINAYVKSKGQNLRIVSGSASGGVKLVVNPDKIKTLDDLKGKRIATPQKGNTQDVAFLNWISEKGWKVDAESGKGDVSVVRTDNKVTPDAYKSGSLDGAWVPEPTASKLVSEGAKVLLDETTLWPEKKFVITNIIVSQTFLKEHPDVVEAVLRGTVKTNAWINAEPAEAKASANAALKELGGKALGAEVIDPAWPSIRITDDPLAATLKTQSEWAVKAKLIEQPDLKGIYDLTLLNKVLKAEGRPEVSDAGLGAK; translated from the coding sequence GTGCCTGCATCCCGTACGAGCCGTACGCCCCGCACGACCCGTACCGCCGCCCTTCGCCGCAGCCTCGCCGCTGCCGCCGCCCTCCCCCTGCTGGCCGTGACGGCCACCGCCTGCGGCTACGGCTCCGAGGCCAAGGACGACCAGAAGACCGAGGTCGCCGCCGAGGGCAAGAAGCTCTCCGCGAGCAGCGTCCGCATCGGCTACTTCCCGAACCTCACGCACGCCACCGCCCTCGTCGGCATCCAGGAAGGCCTCATCCAGAAGGAGCTCGGCGGCACGCAGATCAAGCCGCAGACCTTCAACGCCGGCCCGTCCGAGATCGAGGCCCTGAACGGCGGCTCGCTCGACATCGGCTTCATCGGCCCCTCGCCGTCCATCAACGCGTACGTGAAGTCCAAGGGCCAGAACCTGCGGATCGTCTCCGGGTCCGCCTCCGGCGGGGTGAAGCTCGTCGTCAACCCGGACAAGATCAAGACCCTGGACGACCTCAAGGGCAAGAGGATCGCCACTCCGCAGAAGGGGAACACGCAGGACGTCGCGTTCCTCAACTGGATCTCGGAGAAGGGCTGGAAGGTCGACGCCGAGAGCGGCAAGGGCGACGTGTCCGTCGTCCGTACGGACAACAAGGTCACCCCCGACGCCTACAAGTCGGGCTCGCTCGACGGCGCCTGGGTGCCGGAGCCGACCGCGTCGAAGCTGGTCTCCGAGGGTGCGAAGGTGCTTCTCGACGAGACCACCCTGTGGCCGGAGAAGAAGTTCGTCATCACGAACATCATCGTGTCGCAGACGTTCCTCAAGGAGCACCCGGACGTGGTCGAGGCCGTGCTGCGCGGCACGGTGAAGACCAACGCCTGGATCAACGCCGAGCCCGCCGAGGCCAAGGCGTCGGCGAACGCCGCGCTCAAGGAGCTGGGCGGCAAGGCGCTGGGCGCCGAGGTGATCGACCCGGCGTGGCCGAGCATCCGGATCACGGACGACCCGCTGGCGGCCACGCTGAAGACCCAGTCCGAGTGGGCGGTCAAGGCGAAGCTGATCGAGCAGCCCGACCTGAAGGGCATCTACGACCTCACGCTCCTGAACAAGGTGCTGAAGGCCGAGGGCAGGCCCGAGGTGTCCGACGCCGGTCTCGGCGCCAAGTAA
- a CDS encoding nuclear transport factor 2 family protein, with the protein MSPEEVADAAAVDAAIEGELRLLDPAVRAEPDVLAGLLHPEFLEFGVSGRRWDRDAIVAALAEEGSRALDPITASGMKGTRLAPDVVHLTFVTELAGRRAHRSSLWRRTDGGWRLYFHQGTPFSADASSGAS; encoded by the coding sequence GTGAGCCCCGAGGAGGTCGCCGACGCCGCCGCGGTGGACGCCGCCATCGAGGGCGAGCTGCGCCTCCTCGACCCCGCCGTCCGGGCCGAGCCCGACGTCCTCGCCGGGCTGCTGCACCCGGAGTTCCTGGAGTTCGGCGTGTCCGGCCGCCGCTGGGACCGTGACGCGATCGTCGCGGCGCTGGCCGAGGAGGGCTCCCGGGCCCTCGACCCGATCACCGCGTCCGGGATGAAGGGCACCCGGCTCGCCCCCGACGTCGTGCACCTGACGTTCGTCACCGAGCTGGCCGGCCGCCGGGCCCACCGCAGTTCACTGTGGCGGCGCACCGACGGCGGCTGGCGGCTGTACTTCCACCAGGGCACGCCGTTCAGTGCCGACGCGAGCTCCGGCGCCAGCTGA
- the cysD gene encoding sulfate adenylyltransferase subunit CysD, producing MTTSIDVVGGSTDSPYALTHLDALESEAVHIFREVAGEFERPVILFSGGKDSIVMLHLALKAFAPAAVPFSLLHVDTGHNFPEVIEYRDSTVSQHNLRLHVASVQEYIDAGTLRERPDGTRNPLQTVPLTEAIQQHRFDAVFGGGRRDEEKARAKERVFSLRDEFSQWDPRRQRPELWQLYNGRHAPGEHVRVFPLSNWTELDVWQYIQREKIELPQIYFAHEREVFARDGMWLTAGDWGGPKDDESVETRLIRYRTVGDMSCTGAVDSDATTLDAVIAEIAASRLTERGATRADDKLSEAAMEDRKREGYF from the coding sequence GTGACGACCAGTATCGATGTCGTGGGCGGGAGCACGGACAGCCCGTACGCGCTGACGCACCTGGACGCGCTGGAGTCCGAGGCGGTGCACATCTTCCGCGAGGTGGCGGGCGAGTTCGAGCGGCCGGTGATCCTGTTCTCCGGCGGCAAGGACTCCATCGTCATGCTGCATCTCGCGCTGAAGGCGTTCGCGCCCGCCGCGGTGCCGTTCTCGCTGCTGCACGTGGACACGGGGCACAACTTCCCCGAGGTCATCGAGTACCGCGACAGTACGGTGTCACAGCACAATCTCAGGCTTCACGTGGCATCGGTGCAGGAGTACATCGACGCGGGCACCCTCCGCGAGCGCCCCGACGGCACCCGCAACCCGCTGCAGACCGTCCCGCTGACCGAGGCGATCCAGCAGCACCGCTTCGACGCCGTCTTCGGCGGCGGCCGCCGCGACGAGGAGAAGGCCAGGGCCAAGGAGCGGGTGTTCTCGCTGCGGGACGAGTTCTCGCAGTGGGACCCGCGGCGCCAGCGTCCCGAGCTGTGGCAGCTCTACAACGGCCGCCACGCGCCCGGTGAGCACGTCCGCGTCTTCCCGCTCTCCAACTGGACCGAGCTGGACGTCTGGCAGTACATCCAGCGCGAGAAGATCGAACTGCCGCAGATCTACTTCGCCCACGAGCGGGAGGTCTTCGCCCGCGACGGCATGTGGCTCACGGCCGGCGACTGGGGCGGCCCGAAGGACGACGAGTCGGTCGAGACCCGGCTGATCCGCTACCGCACCGTCGGCGACATGTCCTGCACCGGCGCCGTCGACTCCGACGCGACGACGCTGGACGCCGTGATCGCCGAGATCGCCGCCTCCCGCCTCACCGAGCGGGGCGCCACCCGCGCCGACGACAAGCTGTCCGAGGCCGCCATGGAAGACCGCAAGCGCGAAGGGTACTTCTAA
- the cysC gene encoding adenylyl-sulfate kinase, with the protein MTTTDDDPTTLNHREKHVTGATIWLTGLPSAGKTTIAYELAGRLRGEGHRVEVLDGDEIREFLSAGLGFSREDRHTNVQRIGFVAELLASNGVHVLVPVIAPYADSREAVRKRHGAEGTPYVEVHVATPVEVCSVRDVKGLYAKQAAGEISGLTGVDDPYEEPESPDLRIESHTQTVQESAASLYALLSERGLA; encoded by the coding sequence ATGACGACGACCGACGACGACCCGACGACCCTGAACCACCGGGAGAAGCACGTGACTGGGGCCACCATCTGGCTCACCGGGCTGCCGAGCGCGGGCAAGACCACCATCGCGTACGAGCTGGCGGGCCGGCTGCGCGGCGAGGGCCACCGCGTCGAGGTGCTCGACGGGGACGAGATCCGCGAGTTCCTCTCGGCGGGCCTCGGCTTCAGCCGCGAGGACCGGCACACCAACGTCCAGCGGATCGGCTTCGTCGCCGAACTGCTGGCGTCGAACGGTGTGCACGTCCTGGTGCCGGTGATCGCCCCGTACGCGGACAGCCGCGAGGCCGTTCGCAAGCGCCACGGCGCCGAGGGCACGCCCTATGTCGAGGTGCATGTCGCGACCCCGGTCGAGGTGTGCTCCGTACGCGATGTGAAGGGGCTCTACGCCAAGCAGGCCGCGGGCGAGATCAGCGGGCTGACCGGCGTCGACGACCCGTACGAGGAGCCCGAGTCGCCGGATCTGCGGATCGAGTCGCACACCCAGACCGTGCAGGAGTCCGCGGCGTCGCTGTACGCGCTGCTCAGTGAAAGGGGACTGGCGTGA
- a CDS encoding ABC transporter ATP-binding protein, which yields MATTLAKADVGTTAVQHAARIEHVSKSFSGPAGTQLVLDDISLDVAPGEFVTILGASGCGKSTLLNLVAGLDLPTAGSIATPGGRPALMFQEHALFPWLTAGKNIELALRLRGVPKSERRGEAERLLELVRLSGAYGKRVHELSGGMRQRVALARALAQDSDLLLMDEPFAALDAITRDVLHGELTRIWEEAGVSVLFVTHNVREAVRLAQRVVLLSSRPGRVAHEWTVDIPQPRRIEDAAVAELSIEITEQLRGEIRRHGQH from the coding sequence ATGGCCACCACACTCGCCAAGGCTGACGTGGGCACCACGGCGGTGCAGCACGCCGCCCGGATCGAGCACGTCTCGAAGTCCTTCTCCGGTCCCGCCGGAACGCAGCTCGTCCTGGACGACATCAGTCTCGATGTCGCGCCCGGCGAGTTCGTCACCATCCTGGGAGCCTCGGGGTGCGGCAAGTCCACCCTGCTCAACCTGGTCGCCGGGCTGGACCTGCCGACCGCCGGATCCATCGCCACACCCGGCGGGCGGCCCGCCCTGATGTTCCAGGAGCACGCGCTGTTCCCGTGGCTCACCGCGGGCAAGAACATCGAGCTGGCGCTGCGGCTGCGCGGCGTGCCCAAGTCCGAGCGCCGCGGGGAGGCCGAGCGGCTGCTGGAGCTGGTCCGGCTGAGCGGCGCGTACGGCAAGCGCGTCCACGAGCTGTCCGGCGGTATGCGTCAGCGGGTGGCGCTGGCCCGTGCGCTGGCGCAGGACAGCGACCTGCTCCTGATGGACGAGCCGTTCGCGGCGCTCGACGCCATCACCCGTGACGTGCTGCACGGCGAGCTGACGCGGATCTGGGAGGAGGCCGGTGTGTCGGTCCTCTTCGTGACGCACAACGTTCGCGAGGCCGTGCGGCTGGCGCAGCGCGTGGTGCTGCTGTCCTCCCGCCCGGGCCGGGTGGCCCACGAGTGGACGGTGGACATCCCGCAGCCGCGCCGTATCGAGGACGCCGCCGTCGCGGAGCTGTCCATCGAGATCACCGAACAACTGCGTGGGGAGATCCGCCGCCATGGCCAGCACTGA
- a CDS encoding sirohydrochlorin chelatase: MHGPALLVIAHGSRDPRHAATVHALVRRLRSQGVPPGPQGSRGVPELRVSTAFLDFNAPSVPQVLERMANDGVREVVALPLLLTRAFHAKADIPSVLNEARARHPRLRITQADVLGPSPLLLDAVERRLYEAGLTPADKRSTGVVLASAGSSDPEAIAVIADMGRELRHTGWCAVRPAFASAVTAASPPRPEDAVRALRAEGVARVAVAPYVIAPGRLPDRIAAGAGAAGADVLAGVLGPSPELARLLLERYEEASALVPGLAAAG; this comes from the coding sequence ATGCACGGCCCCGCTCTCCTCGTCATCGCCCACGGCAGCCGCGACCCGCGGCACGCCGCGACGGTGCACGCCCTGGTGCGGCGTCTGCGGTCGCAGGGGGTCCCCCCGGGTCCGCAGGGGTCCAGGGGGGTGCCGGAGCTGCGGGTGTCGACGGCGTTCCTCGACTTCAACGCGCCGTCCGTGCCTCAGGTACTGGAGCGGATGGCGAACGACGGCGTGCGGGAGGTGGTGGCGCTCCCGCTGCTGCTGACGCGGGCCTTCCACGCGAAGGCCGACATCCCGTCCGTGCTGAACGAGGCGAGGGCCCGCCACCCGCGGCTGCGGATCACCCAGGCCGACGTCCTCGGCCCGTCCCCGCTGCTCCTGGACGCGGTGGAGCGCCGGCTGTACGAGGCAGGGCTCACCCCGGCCGACAAGCGCTCGACCGGGGTGGTCCTGGCCTCGGCGGGCTCCTCCGACCCGGAGGCGATCGCAGTGATCGCTGATATGGGGCGGGAGCTGCGGCACACCGGTTGGTGCGCCGTGCGACCTGCGTTCGCCTCCGCTGTGACCGCCGCGAGCCCGCCCCGCCCCGAGGACGCGGTACGGGCGCTGCGCGCCGAGGGCGTCGCGCGGGTGGCGGTGGCGCCGTACGTGATCGCCCCCGGCCGGCTCCCGGACCGTATCGCCGCCGGTGCGGGCGCGGCGGGCGCCGATGTCCTGGCCGGTGTCCTCGGCCCGTCGCCGGAGCTGGCACGGCTGCTGCTGGAGCGGTACGAGGAGGCGTCGGCCCTCGTGCCGGGTCTCGCCGCGGCGGGCTGA
- a CDS encoding ABC transporter permease — protein sequence MASTEVRDDAAGKTPAKADDLAGLEAGLDALDAVEIRRTPVREVLVRKVLPPVVAIGLVLVVWQVLVSAKVTTEDKLPSPSSVWTGLTDMWLQGTLLEVVWTSVSRGLFGFLLALAIGTPLGLLVARVKFVRAAIGPILSGLQSLPSVAWVPPAVIWLGLNDSMMYAVILLGAVPSIANGLVSGVDQVPPLFLRAGRTMGATGLKGTWHIVMPAALPGYLAGLKQGWAFSWRSLMAAEIIASSPELGLGLGQLLENGRNNIDMPGVFLAIILILIVGIAIDLIVFSPLERRVLRGRGLLVKS from the coding sequence ATGGCCAGCACTGAAGTCCGTGACGACGCCGCGGGGAAGACGCCGGCGAAGGCGGACGACCTGGCCGGTCTCGAGGCCGGCCTGGACGCGCTCGACGCCGTCGAGATACGCCGTACGCCGGTGCGCGAGGTCCTCGTCAGGAAGGTCCTGCCGCCGGTCGTGGCGATCGGCCTGGTGCTGGTCGTCTGGCAGGTCCTCGTCTCCGCGAAGGTGACGACCGAGGACAAGCTGCCGTCGCCGTCCTCGGTGTGGACGGGCCTGACCGACATGTGGCTGCAGGGCACCCTGCTGGAGGTCGTCTGGACCAGCGTGTCGCGGGGCCTGTTCGGGTTCCTGCTGGCCCTGGCCATCGGTACGCCGCTGGGTCTGCTGGTGGCCCGGGTGAAGTTCGTCCGCGCCGCGATCGGACCGATCCTGTCCGGTCTGCAGTCGCTGCCGTCGGTGGCGTGGGTGCCGCCGGCCGTCATCTGGCTGGGTCTGAACGACTCGATGATGTACGCGGTCATCCTGCTCGGCGCGGTGCCGTCGATCGCCAACGGGCTCGTCTCGGGTGTCGACCAGGTGCCGCCGCTGTTCCTGCGTGCCGGGCGGACCATGGGCGCCACCGGCCTGAAGGGCACCTGGCACATCGTCATGCCGGCCGCGCTGCCGGGCTATCTGGCCGGTCTGAAGCAGGGCTGGGCCTTCTCGTGGCGCTCGCTGATGGCGGCGGAGATCATCGCGTCCTCGCCCGAACTGGGCCTGGGGCTCGGCCAGTTGCTGGAGAACGGCCGCAACAACATCGACATGCCCGGAGTGTTCCTCGCGATCATCCTCATCCTGATCGTCGGTATCGCCATCGACCTGATCGTCTTCAGCCCGCTGGAGCGCCGGGTGCTGCGCGGCCGCGGTCTGCTGGTCAAGAGCTGA
- a CDS encoding DUF1697 domain-containing protein, producing MAKTQAYAALLRGINIGGHRRVPMADLGTLLTGLGHGDVRTYLQSGNAVFTSASGDADDTLARGIEKAVEAHFGFTVDCLVRAAPYLASVVADCPFPAAELEGRQLHVTYFSEHIDPQRFDSVDAPAFLPEEFRLGERALYLYAPHGLGRSKLAETLSRPRMTKGVIATTRNWNTVVKLAEMTGGSA from the coding sequence ATGGCGAAGACGCAGGCATATGCGGCGCTGCTGCGCGGGATCAACATCGGCGGCCACCGCAGGGTCCCCATGGCGGATCTGGGCACGCTGCTGACCGGACTCGGCCACGGCGACGTCCGTACCTATCTGCAGAGCGGCAACGCCGTCTTCACCAGTGCCTCCGGCGACGCAGACGACACGCTCGCCCGGGGCATCGAGAAGGCCGTCGAGGCACATTTCGGCTTCACCGTCGACTGCCTGGTCCGTGCCGCGCCCTATCTCGCCTCCGTCGTCGCGGACTGCCCCTTCCCCGCGGCCGAACTGGAGGGCAGGCAACTGCACGTCACCTACTTCTCGGAGCACATCGACCCGCAGCGGTTCGACTCCGTCGACGCGCCGGCGTTCCTGCCGGAGGAGTTCCGGCTCGGCGAGCGCGCGCTGTATCTGTACGCGCCCCACGGACTCGGCCGGTCCAAGCTCGCCGAAACGCTCTCCCGGCCCCGCATGACCAAAGGGGTCATCGCCACGACCCGTAACTGGAACACCGTCGTCAAGCTGGCCGAGATGACCGGAGGAAGCGCGTGA
- the mgt gene encoding macrolide-inactivating glycosyltransferase: protein MTESQRAHVAMFSIAAHGHVNPSLEVIRELVARGHRVSYAIPPAFAEKVAATGAEPVLYTSTLPTDDEPEAWGTELIDNIEPFLRDAIQALPQLAEAFAGDEPDLVLHDITSYPARVLAHRWGVPAVSLSPNLVAWEGYEEEVGEPMTAGLKESERGRAYYARFEAWLAENGIDTHPDPFVGRPRRSLVLIPRALQPNADRVDESVHTFVGACQGERGEQGQWRRPAGAEKVLLVSLGSTFTKQPAFYRECVKAFGDLPGWHVVLQIGAFVDAAELGPLPANVEAHSWVPQLAILKQADAFITHAGAGGSQEGLATATPMVAVPQAVDQFGNADMLASLGVARHVPMEEATADTLREAVLALAGDPEVARRLNDVRLSMAGEGGTTRAADLIEAELL from the coding sequence ATGACCGAATCCCAGCGTGCCCATGTCGCCATGTTCTCCATCGCCGCCCACGGGCACGTGAACCCGAGCCTCGAAGTGATCCGGGAACTCGTGGCCCGCGGGCACCGTGTCAGCTACGCGATTCCCCCGGCCTTCGCCGAGAAGGTCGCCGCCACCGGCGCCGAACCGGTGCTCTACACCTCCACGCTCCCGACCGACGACGAGCCGGAGGCGTGGGGCACGGAGCTGATCGACAACATCGAACCGTTCCTGCGCGACGCGATCCAGGCGCTGCCGCAACTGGCCGAGGCGTTCGCCGGGGACGAGCCCGACCTCGTCCTGCACGACATCACCTCCTACCCGGCGCGCGTGCTCGCCCACCGCTGGGGCGTGCCCGCCGTGTCCCTCTCGCCGAACCTCGTCGCCTGGGAGGGCTACGAGGAGGAGGTCGGCGAGCCGATGACGGCCGGGCTCAAGGAGAGCGAGCGCGGCCGCGCGTACTACGCCCGCTTCGAGGCATGGCTCGCCGAGAACGGCATCGACACCCACCCCGACCCGTTCGTCGGCCGCCCGCGGCGCTCCCTCGTCCTGATCCCGAGGGCGCTGCAGCCGAACGCCGACCGGGTCGACGAGTCGGTCCACACCTTCGTCGGCGCCTGCCAGGGGGAGCGCGGCGAGCAGGGGCAGTGGCGGCGGCCGGCCGGCGCGGAGAAGGTGCTGCTGGTCTCCCTGGGCTCGACCTTCACCAAACAGCCCGCCTTCTACCGGGAATGTGTGAAGGCTTTCGGTGATCTGCCCGGATGGCATGTGGTGCTGCAGATCGGCGCGTTCGTGGACGCCGCCGAGCTGGGGCCGCTCCCCGCGAACGTCGAGGCCCACAGCTGGGTGCCGCAGCTGGCGATCCTGAAGCAGGCGGACGCCTTCATCACCCATGCCGGGGCGGGCGGCAGCCAGGAGGGCCTCGCCACGGCGACGCCCATGGTCGCGGTCCCGCAGGCCGTCGACCAGTTCGGCAACGCCGACATGCTCGCGTCGCTCGGCGTGGCCCGTCATGTCCCCATGGAGGAGGCCACCGCGGACACCCTGCGCGAGGCGGTCCTCGCCCTGGCCGGTGACCCGGAGGTGGCCCGCAGGCTCAACGACGTCAGGCTCTCGATGGCGGGCGAGGGCGGGACGACGCGCGCCGCCGACCTGATCGAGGCGGAACTCCTTTAG
- a CDS encoding S8 family peptidase produces the protein MATHKRPTRIKLTAAITAVAAAAGVTVLGTSFAGAATAPAEGTIYGANAEGAVAGSYIVLLDEKADNKSLAKEYGGTLQRNYTSAVNGFSASGLSETEAKRLAADPAVDKVVQNKKFTINATQDNPPSWGLDRIDQADTAGDSKYTYPDGAGEGVTAYVIDTGVRVTHKDFEGRASHGFDAIDNDETADDGNGHGTHVAGTIAGASHGVAKKAKIVAVRVLDDSGSGTTEQVVAGIDWVTKNHQGPSVANMSLGGGADPALDEAVQKAIASGVTFGVAAGNESSDAGQGSPSRVKEAITVASSTKDDQQSDFSNFGSVVDIYAPGSDITSAWNDSDEGTKTISGTSMATPHVVGAAAVYLAAHQDATPDQVAKALTDGATPDKIANPSEGTPNKLLKVVE, from the coding sequence ATGGCAACTCACAAGCGCCCGACCAGGATCAAGCTGACCGCGGCGATAACCGCCGTGGCCGCCGCCGCCGGAGTGACCGTCCTCGGAACCTCCTTCGCCGGGGCCGCGACGGCTCCCGCCGAGGGCACGATCTACGGAGCGAACGCCGAAGGCGCCGTCGCCGGAAGCTACATCGTCCTGCTGGACGAGAAGGCCGACAACAAGTCGCTGGCGAAGGAGTACGGCGGCACGCTGCAGCGCAACTACACCTCCGCCGTCAACGGCTTCTCCGCCAGCGGGCTTTCGGAGACCGAGGCCAAGCGCCTCGCCGCCGACCCGGCCGTCGACAAGGTCGTCCAGAACAAGAAGTTCACCATCAACGCCACCCAGGACAACCCGCCGTCCTGGGGCCTGGACCGCATCGACCAGGCGGACACCGCGGGGGACAGCAAGTACACCTACCCCGACGGCGCCGGCGAGGGCGTCACGGCGTACGTCATCGACACCGGAGTCCGCGTCACGCACAAGGACTTCGAGGGCCGCGCCAGCCACGGCTTCGACGCGATCGACAACGACGAGACCGCCGACGACGGCAACGGCCACGGCACCCATGTGGCGGGCACCATCGCCGGCGCCTCCCACGGAGTCGCCAAGAAGGCCAAGATCGTCGCCGTGCGCGTGCTCGACGACAGCGGCTCGGGCACCACCGAGCAGGTCGTCGCCGGTATCGACTGGGTCACCAAGAACCACCAGGGCCCGTCCGTCGCCAACATGAGCCTCGGCGGCGGCGCCGACCCGGCGCTCGACGAGGCCGTGCAGAAGGCCATCGCCTCCGGCGTGACCTTCGGCGTGGCCGCGGGCAACGAGTCCAGCGACGCCGGCCAGGGCTCCCCGTCCCGCGTCAAGGAGGCCATCACCGTCGCCTCCTCGACCAAGGACGACCAGCAGTCCGACTTCTCCAACTTCGGCTCGGTCGTGGACATCTACGCCCCGGGCTCGGACATCACCTCGGCCTGGAACGACAGCGACGAGGGCACCAAGACCATCTCCGGTACGTCGATGGCGACCCCGCACGTCGTCGGCGCCGCCGCGGTCTACCTCGCGGCCCACCAGGACGCCACGCCCGATCAGGTCGCCAAGGCCCTGACGGACGGCGCCACGCCCGACAAGATCGCCAACCCGAGCGAGGGCACGCCCAACAAGCTGCTGAAGGTCGTCGAGTAG
- a CDS encoding DUF4236 domain-containing protein, whose protein sequence is MSLYYHKRITIIPRLMHLHIGTHGWSLSLGTRRARVTRSSDGRSSASVRLPGGFSWRRSSRRH, encoded by the coding sequence ATGTCGCTTTATTACCACAAGCGGATCACGATCATCCCGAGGCTGATGCATCTGCACATCGGCACGCACGGCTGGTCCCTGAGTCTCGGCACGCGCCGGGCCCGGGTCACCCGGAGCAGCGACGGCCGCAGCAGCGCTTCGGTGCGCCTGCCCGGTGGCTTCAGCTGGCGCCGGAGCTCGCGTCGGCACTGA
- a CDS encoding sulfate adenylyltransferase subunit 1 — translation MTSTADPAGQLAEQLSATTLLRFATAGSVDDGKSTLVGRLLHDSKSVLADQLEAVEHASRSRGQEAPDLALLTDGLRAEREQGITIDVAYRYFATPRRRFILADTPGHVQYTRNMVTGASTAELTVILVDARNGVVEQTRRHAAIAALLRVPHVVLAVNKMDLVGYEESSFASIAEEFTAYASELGVPEITAIPISALAGDNVVDASANMDWYGGPTVLEHLETVPVSHDLTGCHARFPVQYVIRPQTAEHPDYRGYAGQIAAGTFRVGESVTVLPSGRTSKIAGIDLLGSPVDVAWTPQSVTLLLRDDIDISRGDIVVPSGDAPATTQDVDATVCHVADTPLTVGQRVLLKHTTRTVKAIVKDIPSRLTLDDLSQHPAPGRLEANDIGRVRVRTAEPLALDAYADSRRTGSFLLIDPADGTTLAAGMAGEAFAAAETGPAQDDEGWDF, via the coding sequence ATGACCAGCACAGCCGATCCGGCCGGACAGCTGGCCGAGCAGCTGTCGGCCACCACCCTCCTGCGCTTCGCCACCGCCGGGTCCGTCGACGACGGCAAGTCCACCCTGGTGGGCCGGCTGCTGCACGACTCCAAGAGCGTGCTCGCCGACCAGCTGGAGGCCGTCGAGCACGCCTCCCGCTCCCGCGGCCAGGAAGCCCCCGACCTGGCGCTGCTCACCGACGGTCTGCGGGCCGAGCGGGAGCAGGGCATCACGATCGATGTGGCGTACCGTTACTTCGCCACGCCGCGGCGCCGGTTCATCCTCGCCGACACCCCCGGGCATGTGCAGTACACCCGCAACATGGTCACGGGTGCCTCGACGGCCGAGCTGACCGTGATCCTGGTGGACGCCCGCAACGGGGTGGTCGAGCAGACCCGCCGGCACGCCGCGATCGCCGCGCTGCTGCGCGTCCCGCACGTCGTCCTCGCCGTCAACAAGATGGACCTCGTCGGCTACGAGGAGTCCTCGTTCGCCTCGATCGCCGAGGAGTTCACCGCGTACGCGAGTGAACTCGGCGTTCCCGAGATCACCGCGATCCCGATCTCCGCGCTCGCCGGCGACAACGTGGTGGACGCCTCCGCGAACATGGACTGGTACGGCGGCCCGACCGTGCTGGAGCACCTGGAGACGGTGCCCGTCAGCCACGACCTGACGGGCTGCCACGCCCGCTTCCCGGTGCAGTACGTGATCCGTCCGCAGACCGCCGAGCACCCCGACTACCGCGGCTACGCGGGCCAGATCGCCGCCGGCACGTTCCGCGTCGGCGAGAGCGTGACCGTACTGCCCTCGGGCCGGACGTCGAAGATCGCGGGGATCGACCTGCTCGGCAGCCCGGTGGACGTGGCCTGGACACCGCAATCGGTGACGCTGCTGCTGCGGGACGACATCGACATCTCCCGTGGCGACATCGTCGTGCCGAGCGGGGACGCGCCCGCCACCACGCAGGACGTCGACGCCACCGTCTGCCATGTCGCCGACACCCCGCTCACGGTGGGCCAGCGGGTGCTGCTGAAGCACACCACCCGCACGGTCAAGGCGATCGTGAAGGACATCCCGTCGAGGCTGACGCTCGACGATCTCTCCCAGCACCCGGCTCCCGGGCGGCTGGAGGCCAACGACATCGGCCGGGTCCGGGTCCGTACCGCCGAGCCGCTCGCGCTCGACGCGTACGCGGACTCCCGCCGTACCGGGTCGTTCCTGCTGATCGACCCGGCCGACGGTACGACCCTGGCGGCCGGCATGGCGGGCGAGGCCTTCGCCGCCGCCGAGACCGGTCCCGCCCAGGACGACGAGGGGTGGGACTTCTGA